The genomic region CTACTGGTAAAGTGTTGTTATCTCTCAAATATGCAAATTTTAAATGCTACGATAAAGGCTTTAACTCCAGTGTGAGAGGTTCCTCTATAGAAGGTTTAGGAGGATTAAAAGAGCAATCTGATAAATTTAAGGATTCAAACTTCTTCTCTGGTCTATCCACAAACTGGTTGGCTTTCATAAGTTCACCAATGTCCTCAAAAATTGCTGTGTCACTCCATTGAAATAAGTCTTCATCACTATCAGAATTGTTGTGGAAAAATTTTGCAAACTGTTCCTCTAATGTTGTTTCTGTAAACCTAATGGCGTGGCATTCTTCATTCTCGGTAGCATATTTTAAGGCATTAAATATATTGGAAGTAATCTATTGATCATTTACCCTCATGGTCAGTTCgcctttctgcacatcaattaaGGACCTACCAGTAGCAAGAAAAGTCTTCCAAGAATAATTGGCACATCTTGGTCAGCTTCACATTCTAAAATAAGGAAATTtgcatgaaaaataaatttatctactctTACTAGCACGTCTTCAATTTTACCTTTTAGATGTGAGTAGGATCGATCAGCTGGTTGCAACATAATTGTAGTAGGTCTTGCTTTCCCAATTCCTAGCTTCCTCAAAATAGACATAAACATTAGATTAATGCTCGCTCCTAAGTCACATAATGCTTTACCAACATaatgatttccaattgaacatgggATAGTGAAACTCTTCCGGTCCTTCAACTTTAGAGGTAATTTATTTATCAACATTGTTGTGCACCTTTTAATGAGAGCAACAATCTCAAATTCTCCCAATCTGCACTTCTTTGACAATATATCTTTCATGAATTTCACATAACTAGGCATTTTCTCCAAAG from Gossypium arboreum isolate Shixiya-1 chromosome 1, ASM2569848v2, whole genome shotgun sequence harbors:
- the LOC108481872 gene encoding uncharacterized protein LOC108481872, with product MVVNATANGTLLDKSCNEAYDILEKIANNYYQYPTTGAGIGKKAVGTIELDGQTSSSTSIEALLKEYTAKNDVDVQFKRFLDVLKQLHINTPLVNALEKMPSYVKFMKDILSKKCRLGEFEIVALIKRCTTMLINKLPLKLKDRKSFTIPCSIGNHYVGKALCDLGASINLMFMSILRKLGIGKARPTTIMLQPADRSYSHLKECEADQDVPIILGRLFLLLITSNIFNALKYATENEECHAIRFTETTLEEQFAKFFHNNSDSDEDLFQWSDTAIFEDIGELMKANQFVDRPEKKFESLNLSDCSFNPPKPSIEEPLTLELKPLS